The Terriglobia bacterium genome has a segment encoding these proteins:
- a CDS encoding 3'(2'),5'-bisphosphate nucleotidase CysQ: MVAMQKELETAKELALSAGAILMGYFEKSVSVDWKAPGDPVTAADRDANDLIVAELKRQFPGHGILSEEEEDDLSRLDRTFVWMVDPMDGTREFIDHREDFAVQIGLVTGGIPILGVVYQPAKDKLYYASAGMGAFLETGGTTTRLQVSAEQTAAMMTAAVSRSHRSSRVTAILDQLRIKESIAMGSVGLKVGIVCEGRAHLYIHPGGRTKLWDTCAPEAILREAGGRMTDASNNPLRYDTPEYRNLNGLVATNSVIHDRVVQVTQAVLATF; this comes from the coding sequence ATGGTAGCGATGCAGAAGGAACTCGAAACCGCCAAAGAGCTGGCGCTCAGCGCCGGGGCAATCCTGATGGGCTATTTTGAGAAATCCGTCTCTGTCGATTGGAAAGCGCCTGGGGATCCGGTAACGGCCGCCGATCGCGATGCGAACGATCTCATCGTTGCAGAACTCAAACGTCAATTTCCGGGCCACGGCATTTTGTCCGAGGAGGAGGAAGACGATCTCAGCCGGCTCGATCGGACATTCGTCTGGATGGTCGATCCGATGGACGGCACGCGCGAATTCATCGACCATCGTGAAGACTTCGCGGTTCAAATCGGACTCGTGACCGGAGGGATTCCCATCCTTGGGGTCGTCTATCAACCCGCAAAGGACAAGTTGTATTACGCCTCCGCAGGGATGGGCGCTTTCCTCGAGACCGGAGGCACGACGACCCGGCTGCAGGTCTCGGCGGAGCAGACAGCTGCGATGATGACGGCCGCCGTAAGCCGTTCGCATCGCTCCTCGCGCGTCACTGCAATACTCGACCAGCTGCGAATCAAAGAATCCATCGCGATGGGCAGCGTCGGCTTGAAGGTCGGAATCGTCTGCGAAGGACGTGCTCATCTATATATCCACCCGGGAGGCCGCACAAAGCTGTGGGACACCTGCGCGCCTGAAGCCATCCTTCGGGAAGCCGGCGGCCGCATGACCGACGCGTCCAACAACCCTTTGCGTTACGACACTCCCGAGTATCGCAATCTGAACGGGCTGGTCGCCACAAACAGCGTGATCCACGATCGCGTCGTTCAAGTCACGCAAGCGGTGCTCGCAACCTTCTGA
- a CDS encoding sulfite exporter TauE/SafE family protein — MSSYLLLIASALGAGLMNSVAGGGSFLTFPALVFTGVPSIIANATSTVALFPGALASAWAYRGDFKGLERIPLKPALIVSIAGGVVGALLLLFTSQKTFDLVIPWLLLGATLSFALGPSIMKKFKRQNWMGPRTLIAFQFIVGIYGGYFGGAVGIIMLAVWTLAGMRDIHAMNGGRTLLGGVMNAAAVVCFIIAHKIWWLQTSMMLIAAVAGGYAGATFARRVNPAVVRSIIIVVSITVTAAFFLRH, encoded by the coding sequence ATGAGTTCGTATCTGCTGCTGATTGCCTCAGCCCTCGGCGCCGGCTTGATGAATTCCGTCGCCGGAGGCGGATCCTTTCTCACCTTCCCGGCCCTCGTGTTCACGGGTGTACCTTCGATCATCGCCAATGCAACGAGCACGGTCGCGTTGTTCCCTGGCGCTCTGGCCAGCGCCTGGGCATACCGTGGGGATTTCAAAGGCCTCGAAAGAATTCCTCTGAAGCCAGCGCTGATTGTAAGCATTGCCGGAGGAGTGGTTGGTGCGCTGCTGCTGCTCTTCACCTCGCAGAAGACATTCGATCTCGTCATCCCGTGGCTTCTGCTTGGGGCGACCCTCAGCTTTGCGCTGGGACCGTCGATTATGAAGAAGTTCAAACGCCAGAACTGGATGGGTCCGCGAACTCTTATCGCGTTCCAGTTCATCGTCGGTATTTACGGCGGATATTTCGGAGGCGCGGTCGGCATCATCATGCTTGCCGTCTGGACCCTGGCCGGCATGCGCGATATCCATGCCATGAACGGCGGACGAACGCTCCTGGGCGGCGTCATGAATGCGGCGGCAGTCGTTTGCTTTATCATCGCCCACAAAATCTGGTGGCTTCAAACGTCGATGATGTTGATCGCCGCGGTTGCCGGTGGATATGCCGGGGCAACATTCGCGAGACGCGTCAATCCTGCGGTGGTGCGCAGCATCATCATCGTCGTCAGTATCACGGTCACCGCCGCGTTCTTCCTGCGCCACTGA